A window from Alkalicoccobacillus plakortidis encodes these proteins:
- a CDS encoding alpha/beta fold hydrolase: protein MDSYLDIGDKSNDVLVLIHGLGSKKESWKYQFELAQHYRVIAPDLRGHGDSINNEDISILNFANDIITLLQTLEIDQAHFCGLSLGGIVAQEILHLQPSIVRSLILSNTTSYIPPILGWMAVDERRRKLDRLTDDEYERHVLSMCLNKPAEAFVLDEIRSFYFKINRETYIETAEAAVGINYTSTLMLSPKPILIIGSINDRITYYVNALTIKCSAPFSQLETFCASGHIPNVEEPQAYNSIILKFIQGIPQKQRITS, encoded by the coding sequence ATGGACTCATATTTGGATATCGGGGACAAAAGCAATGATGTTCTTGTTCTTATTCACGGATTAGGAAGTAAAAAGGAGTCTTGGAAATATCAATTTGAGCTAGCTCAGCATTACCGAGTGATTGCTCCAGATTTAAGAGGACATGGTGACTCTATCAATAATGAAGACATTTCAATACTGAACTTTGCGAATGATATCATCACATTACTTCAAACTTTAGAGATAGACCAGGCTCATTTCTGTGGGCTGTCACTTGGGGGAATTGTCGCTCAAGAAATTCTTCACCTTCAGCCAAGTATTGTAAGGTCTTTGATTTTATCTAATACTACCTCTTACATTCCACCAATACTTGGTTGGATGGCAGTAGATGAAAGACGTAGAAAATTAGACCGTTTAACTGACGATGAATATGAGCGTCATGTGCTTTCTATGTGTCTAAATAAACCAGCTGAGGCGTTTGTGCTTGATGAGATACGATCGTTTTATTTTAAAATAAACCGCGAAACCTATATCGAAACAGCTGAGGCCGCAGTTGGTATTAACTATACAAGTACATTGATGCTCTCACCAAAACCCATTCTTATCATCGGCTCAATTAACGATCGCATCACCTATTATGTTAACGCTTTAACCATTAAATGTTCTGCTCCGTTCTCACAATTAGAAACATTCTGTGCTTCCGGTCACATTCCAAATGTTGAAGAACCTCAGGCTTATAACTCAATCATTCTTAAATTTATCCAGGGCATTCCGCAAAAACAAAGGATCACTTCATAA
- a CDS encoding pyridoxamine 5'-phosphate oxidase family protein, with protein sequence MNQSELKQSIEKIMDEHYTGTLATVVSNKPFTRYMTFFHKGLTLYTPTSIDTHKADEIDANPNVHVLLGYTGDGFNDTFIEFEGQAKIKEDAETKHSLWNDSLKAYFDGPDDPKLVFLELTPTNIRLMNKSGEPPQSLDL encoded by the coding sequence ATGAATCAATCTGAATTAAAACAATCTATTGAAAAGATCATGGATGAACATTATACTGGTACGCTTGCAACTGTCGTCTCTAACAAACCGTTCACGCGTTATATGACTTTTTTTCATAAAGGGTTAACTTTATATACTCCAACCAGTATTGATACACATAAAGCAGATGAAATTGATGCAAATCCAAACGTTCATGTATTGTTAGGTTACACTGGTGATGGATTCAATGACACGTTTATTGAATTCGAAGGACAAGCAAAAATTAAAGAGGATGCGGAGACTAAACATTCACTATGGAACGATAGCCTAAAAGCTTATTTTGATGGTCCTGATGATCCCAAACTGGTATTTCTAGAATTGACCCCTACTAACATACGGTTAATGAATAAATCAGGAGAACCCCCTCAATCACTTGATCTGTAG